The segment TgtagagagagaatgagagcgAATAAATGAAAGAGAGAACCTTCTGTCAGGAGCTGGACCAATGAATAAATGCCACATCATATTTCTATTAAAACCCCAATACACTCCAGCACATATAATTATAActcaattaaactcaaaatcCTAAAACGCATATCGAAAGGGTGTTTGGTCAttgatttcaaaacatattgtttagtgtttaaacactaaacaatattgttcaaaaacaaaaaaaaatgtatttggtaGACCATTCCGGAACAGGggtgtttaaaaaatattgctcaaaacatatgttttaaacaatagtttttgaaaTCACCTTGGGACTGATTTTGAACAACAAAAACTATTGCTGAGTGGCACTTTTGTAATTAAGTTGAACAGTACCGGTCagctttttcacccacacagaCACAACCCGGCAgcatttaaacaatattttatattttttttgtactttgctgatttaaaaaatatttattttgtactttgttcagcttttttttaccatctaacacacacataccaaacacatattttatgtttttgaacactgaaacatgttatttaaaccatgataccaaacacattttttttttttataaacactaaaaacatgtatttcaataacactttttaaactacaattttcacatctttttaaacaataatttctGAACTCTataaccaaacggacccttatgAAACATCTCCAACGTCTGAGCCCATTTCATCTCCTCATCTCCTCTCCTCATAAtcttttatttgcttttggGCTATATACCAAGCAATATAAAGCAAATAAAACACCCACAACAGAAAACAGAAAAGCCACAAAATAGGAAAGAAAGACTCAAATTTTTCCCCTTCTATTCTAGATAACACACTCATATAATACATTCATGTCAAAACAAGAACAAGTAGTCAATATATGACCAAGAATCGCCCAAAATCAAGAACCATATTGCCAAACCAGCATCGTAGGTAGAGAAACAAGCCCTGAagtaaacaaaaagaacaatCACAAATGGATAACAAATATACACCCAAATAAGAAATCAACGTTTAGAAGagaaaaatcaataacaaatCAATACCCATATGAGAAAAAGACAAACCCATAATTTTAACAACAAGTATAGAgccaaaagaatcaaaataacGAAGACCCATTAAGtaagaaacagagaagaatcaagaaaaAGGGGTAAACCTTGAACGACGAGGTAGAGCTCCGGTGCGGCGGCGCCAGCTCCTAACGAACATGTGCAGCAGCTTCAACAACGGCGTGGAGGTCCAGTGGTATAAGGAGAGGAGATGGAATGGGTTGGGTTTTAGGCGTTGGAGCTGTTTAGTTCTTCAGGTCTGATACGTTTGAGATTGAGTTATAAAATGGTGTGTGTTGGAGTGTATTGGGTTTTCAATAGAAATATGATGTGGCATTTATTCATTAGTGGCGTAAAAAAGGCTCTTTACGCCAGCTCCTGACCAAAGATTTTCTCTAAATGAAAAGGGTCATGTGTCTCAACACATAACCCTAGCTAACAGCTGTTGTATTTGGAATTCACGGACCATTTTATGTTTCCATACATAAATCCAATATGTATGGAAACAAGTTCAAATTTGTTAAATGTATTTGTAAGCCTATGCTTGCTACTTGGGTTAATCAATTAATTGTACTAGTGACGCacagaaaattattaggtactcctggagtaccataaatgcgtactccccctctcacatgaatgatgggttccaccatgaatttaattagtgggactcaccattcatgtgagaggagggagtacacatttataGTATTCcaggagtacacaataatttacCATGATGGTAGACAGATGTTTGTAAGTCATAGTTAGTAATCTATAtgttttgacattatttttctaaaaaatgaatcattttctagaaaattatctCTTTTTCCTATATTTGATAGCAACattaaaatgagttggaaaatcATTTCTTAACTTCTCTTACTTAGCTTCATGTGAATATAGAGTTGTTTTCCTTATTTAACTTTGCGTAAATAGAGTtgtattccaaaaaaaaattgctgccaagctaaataaagaaaattaagagATAGTTTTAACTTAACATATTTTCTTATACAAacgctctatttgttttgatgtaaaatattttcacattttacgGGGTTTGTTttgtagtaaaatattttcagtcaaccaaaccaacaaaggcaaatttgtgtaaaacattttacacttgaaatattagtaaaacattttacacttGCTGCACTCTCTCAGTCACAATACCCTtgcctctctctcactctcactctcactctcaatttactaaataattataaacgtgttttaagtttttaacgTTGTTTCCACTAGGATATTAATTACTAGTTCTTTTTGCCTAGAAAAATTTTAGGCAAAGTAACAAAGACCTAAAATTAAATGTTGTGGCAAGGTCTAGGCACACAAAAGGCAAGCCTGATACTGTGGGCTTCCATGGTTACGCATTGGCTACCCACCATCGTCTTGAAGGCCTATTGGATAAGTTGATAGTAAATTTTCATTGGATATGGAGGCAACGTCCTTTAAAAGAGggaatagtgaaaaaaaaatacattgaaGGAGGTCGTGTAAATTTAGGAGACCACAATGGACTATAGGAGCCTGATGTTCTTATAATTAAACAGCTATGTTTTCaggaattaaaaaataaaaaaataaaaaaaatcacaaccaaGAACATGGTGAGACCAATGATTATAAGTATAACAAAACCACATCTTTATTCTTTCTGTGACTAAAACTGTCTCTCAACTCAAGGTTGAGTGCTTTCAATTGTAACTACTTCAGGCATTGGTTACTCAACGAGTAGAGGAGCTATTATGGTTACGCCTAAGTAAGGAGTCTCCTTAGGGGTGTGCAGCCAACCTGCAAAAActgacccgacccaacccaactaGCCGGAATGGGTCAGTTTttagggcttggtgggttgggtcgggttacaaaaaaaaaaaaaatttaatagcggatcgggttggatttgggtcataaaattccaaatccgccaaacccgacccaatccacccatatatttaatatattatataattaataatttttttaaataaccaactCTTcctcctatcctatataaaagccaatattaatgtatattagttcatatattaatgtataatttgtttatcaactcagcTGGTAagtgtgatatatttttttccgctcaatttaataataataataataattaaaaaaaagtccaacccatgggttcaacccaacccaaccccaACCCGACCCATATGGGTTGGGTTAGACTTATGTgataggttgggttgggttgaattttttttaacccactaTGGTgagttgggtcaaaaaatcctcTTAATCCGAtccatgcacacccctactcCTCACCCTTTTTCCTcgttcaaaataaataaataaataaaaatagggaCAAGCCAAGGGAAAGTTCCATAGAAGTTattatgcaaaaaaaagaaaagagcaagAAGCTCATTGTTACCTAAGCAAGGAAACTCATTACATTAGCTTAATTCCTTTAAGTACATGAGCTAGGATTTTTGTTTCAAGTTCTATCATGCATTGAGCTTTTGCAAAAATTGGAGGACAGCTTCTTTTGTGGGTAGGGCAGGAATGGCCCCCCTCTCTGTCACCGTGAGGGCACCAGTGGCATTGGCAAAATGTAGAGCTTCCCGTAAACGCTTCTCATCCTGGAAAAAAgtgaatttaatattaatttctgAAACAAACAGAAATGAAATATTTATGTATTAAGCTGTGAAATGCTTTTTTGATATGTTTCTTCTGCTTCTATATGTTATCTTTGAGATATGCATatgaataatttgaaaaatactGTGAAACACTTTTCCATTGGATCAAGTTAGGAGATGAAGCAGAAACCATCTGAAAACCCGGATGGATGGCAGTTTCATTTCCACAAGGTTGTATTTACTTAAGAATCTCACTGTCCAGACAAAGGGTTAGTCATGTAGCCATTAACACCACAAATCCAGAAATCTTTCATGAGTATATAATGCTACCTCAGACCAAAAATACTACCAAGTACAATGAGGGAAGCCAAAATTACTTGCACATCCAGAACCCCACAAATTCTAAGCAATGTAAAAGAGATGGCACAGGAAAGCTTTCCTAGAAAATTGGTGTCTATGGGGTTACTTTGATgaaggaaaattggaaatagcAAGCCATGAGCTTGGTAAATTTCCTGTTTATAGAAAGGATCTGAGAAGCAGTTGCATTATCACTCTCCTCCTCTTTCACTGGATGAAATTGCATATCATCTCTAATTATAAATAAACTCTTCTTGACAAAAAAAAGCAGTTTTAGCCTTTTAGGAACACTTTAAGCAGATATAGAGGAAAAGAACTTCCAATGCACATTAAAGACTGACCAACCATGCCAAGCCAAATGATTCAGGCTCGAACAACTGAAACAATGGTGTTCCTAAGAATCTAAGATCATGGACATATACCCAGACTACTAGTCTCAAATAGTGCACCCATGgatttactctctctctctctctctctctctctctctctctcacattataCAACTCAACTATATATCACGAGCAATGAATATATTCCAAATGACCCGATAAGAAGGGAACTGTTGCTTTTTAGAGACTATTGCATTCTAGTAGGTTCCCAAACCTGCAATGTTAGTACTAATTTTTCTCCAGAGCAAAGAACTCAAGAACACATAAATTAATTTCTTAAGAACACGTTAAGTATGAGCATCTGATTAGATCCAACTAGAAGTaatataatgcaaaaaattaaaataagcaATGGAAAGCACTTAATCCAATGATCTATTTAATTctagcataaaaataaaaatgatttcttCAATTCATGTAAGGACTAAAGTTACCTGGATAATATTTAGGTCAGAAGCCAAGCTGTTCACAATGCCACTGACAAATGCATCTCCAGCACCAGTTGTGTCAACGGGCTTAACTTTAACACCAGCAACCCTGCCCTTAAATTCCTGAACAGAATTTCAGTTTTCTTATAAACGACCAATAAGACAGAAATAAAAGGAAACCCAATTATCTGAAATTATTGATTACTGCAACTGCAGTCGTTTTTTCCAAGAAGTAACTAAGATCATGCATCTCCACTGCCAGATGATTCTTACATTGTCCACTAACACTTACCTTAGTGAAATATCTGCAACCCTCTGAACCTTCAGTGACAACCAAAAGCTTAAGATTAGGATGAAAGAGCTTATTTAACACGACATTATCATCATCTGGATCATCTCCACCAGTAAGGAATCTAATTTCGTCCTCACTTATCTGCAAATTTATTTAACCCCAGATGAGTTATATGTTACATATGATTGAATTCTGTTGTCATGGTTACATACCATAAATAACGCTCTTAAAATTTGCAGCAATGCAGCGCCAAACAACACTCATATATAAATCCTATATCATTAGATATTACACCTTAATAAAATCTGCCTGATCCCATATGCTCATTATGCCCTTCCGAGCAGCCTCTTCTGATGGCCACAATGGCAATCTCAAGTTTGGATCATAGGAGAGGAAGCAGCCAGACTTTTTGGCAATGCCCATCGCAGCAAGATGGGTTGACCTGCATGGTTCGCCAATCAAACTAATTGAACCATAATGGAAGATCCCTGCCtgtattgaaatattatttggATATGagattttttaaatcaataaaaacatCAGTGGTAGAATCAATAACTCTTGTGATATGTTCTTAATCATAGAATTTAAAAGGAAATACCTTCTTAATAAGGTTTATATCAAGTTCAGATTCAAGAAGAAGCATATCAGCACTTGGATGACGGAAAAATAAGAATTCACGCTCACCATCAGCTCTGAGCGTAACAAAAGCTAGTGCAGTCCTTGCAGTGGGTTCAAACCGCATGCCTGAATTGTCAACattgttttgtttcaaaatgtCGGCCAACATATACCCAAAATCATCAGCACCTACCTGTCATAGATAATAACTTAGAATCAGTGCTATACTTGAGCTTAAGTTGAATCAAGGAGCCATTGTCATACATAAAAACTGTACACCACATacacaaacccaccaccaaaaaaTCTTTAGGATTGAAAAAGCACAATTTTGGAGCTACTAAAAGCCATTGGTAAGCCAAGAGCCTTGAAACTTAATTGTTTGGCACCTCCTGGTGTTTCCAAGACATCCAAGGTTAAAATCCCCCCCTCCtccattgtaactattgaattaaaaaaaaaaaggccattgATAACATAAGCAGCTAAAATCCATATCCCATTACACATAAGGTCAAATAGTTTTTTAATGTAATCAAGTCTGAAGGAGGTACTGCAGAATCTTAGAGAGGATATTCTCTGAGTCACAATTTTGGAACCACTGAGGATTCCACACAATGGGGTCTAGACACAAACAGCTAGCCCAAAAAAGAATACATCTCAGGCTACAAAATATTACTGAAAAAGCAATTTAACAAGGCatcttaaaagaataaaagcaCATTTACATGATCAGAAATTCTAACAAATTTCAtagccaaaacaaaaattttaaatatttagcgCTCTCTTCATGTCATGTTAGTTATTACTCTTTTTAGGTTGGGAAGGGGGGATCCTAACAAGTGAAGCAGGTATTTGATATTTTAGTCACATATCTGGCGTCCCTGTTTGCATGtaaatatttatattgattCTTCTCTGTTATACAGATACCAAATAGAAAGAAATGAACAATGAAATGAAACTTATCTAGATACTGACATGCAGTCGATGAAGGCTAAAATACCTTTCCTATAAAAGCCGATGAACCACCTAGTCTAGAAATACCAACAGCCACATTAGCAGGAGCACCACCAGGAGCTTTCTTGAAAGCAGGTGCTTCGGCAAGTGAAACGCCACCAACTGTTGGCACAAAGTCAATCAACATCTCCCCAAAGCAAACAACCAGTGATTTTTTATCCTGAGACCCTCCTTGTGCATCTGAGGAAAGGTCTTCAGAACCACCTATACAAATCAAATCACTTCAAATTAGTAAGAATCAAGATTAAATGATTTCAAGAATATTCATCAGAAAGCAGGAAATTGAAACATTATGCCTTGAAACAAACATTTCCTACACAAATATGTTGCATAAATTAGTATTTCCCGCCTGCATAAACAGTTGGcttaaatcaaaatcaaaattcactCCAATTGGGAACCATGTCCTGCAATagtccaagtttttttttttttttttttttcaaaagcccATATTtgttaaaacaaaaattcagattttgtgATCCAATAATCCCAAAACAACATATTtggagttttttcttttcttttttcttttttaaattatctgCCAAATATGATCATTATAATTCTATTCTGAAGTAAACTTTTTTCGATCAGATTCATGGTTTTTGCAAATAGCCCCTTCAACTTTTCCCAAATCAATTACCAATTACCAAACGTATGTGCCCCCCACAAAACTTAAGATATAAGAAACAAATTTTACAGACCGAATGCCAATAGAAACAATCATACAAGATTAAATCTTTAACACGAATTAGATAACGAATACCAAATACATGTCTATAAATAAGTAAAGAACTGAAATTTCACGTTAAAGATGTCCCATAAAAACAGCTCTAGAAATAAACAAACACTAGCACcgaacaacaaaaacaaaaagaacacaGCATAACCAATCCcataaagaaaaatcagataaaataaaagatacccagaaacaaagaaacaatCTTTCACTGAAAAACCAgctcaaaatg is part of the Quercus robur chromosome 9, dhQueRobu3.1, whole genome shotgun sequence genome and harbors:
- the LOC126698970 gene encoding probable fructokinase-7, with amino-acid sequence MAKNPTSGGSEDLSSDAQGGSQDKKSLVVCFGEMLIDFVPTVGGVSLAEAPAFKKAPGGAPANVAVGISRLGGSSAFIGKVGADDFGYMLADILKQNNVDNSGMRFEPTARTALAFVTLRADGEREFLFFRHPSADMLLLESELDINLIKKAGIFHYGSISLIGEPCRSTHLAAMGIAKKSGCFLSYDPNLRLPLWPSEEAARKGIMSIWDQADFIKISEDEIRFLTGGDDPDDDNVVLNKLFHPNLKLLVVTEGSEGCRYFTKEFKGRVAGVKVKPVDTTGAGDAFVSGIVNSLASDLNIIQDEKRLREALHFANATGALTVTERGAIPALPTKEAVLQFLQKLNA